GGTATTGGCGGGATTGGTGGGAAAGGGGGAAATGGGAAGGGTCCAGGTGGGAATGGTGGTGGAAAAAATCCCCTTACACTCTGGAgctgtgaaccaggaagaaacaggCTTCTTGTCAGTACTGATCCAGAATCAAAATGATTCAGGTCCCTTTCTACACATCCTACTCCTGAGCCACTCCTGGAGGCTTGGGTCCCATTCACTCTGTGGCTATAACTTTGGAGCATGTGGTTGAATCCCTACTCCCatagacagatgagaaaaccaggaCACAGAGATGCCAAGGCCTCCCCGGATCACTGGCCACCACAGCTggacagaagcagaagcagaaatcCCATTACTGTAGTCAGTGCCTCTCAAACTTCAGCACAGTCAGAATCCCCAGGAAGGcttcttaaaatacaaatttctggGACACACCCCAACTTTGTCTCAGTAGGTCTGAATGTGGACTAAGAAGCTGCCTTTCCAATAGTTCCCAGGTGATAATGCCACTTAGAGAACAAACCACTGCTCTAAGGGATTGCAGAGCCCAGGCTGGAGACTTGGGCTCAGGTAAGGGGGGAGCCAGGGTAGGAAGCCCTGAATGAACAAGAACAAAACTGGTCCAAATGATGTTCCACACCTCTCCCCAGAGCAGCTCAAAACAAGAAGGGCCACTCACCTTATTACAACTGATGTCTATTTGGTCCTTGACCTGGTCCAGAGTGACTGTCCCCAAACACTGTTTCACCACCTGGAAGGGGAACCTCCAGTTCAGACTGGAATCCCTGAGCCATAAACACACAGCCTCACCCCAGGGGCTGCTAACCACCCTCCGAAGCCTCTTGTTCGGGTCCTTGGGAGGCATCCGCCAGCGTTCTCagctcccagcctcacccctTTCTCCTTGAAGTCACACTGCTCCGGTGGCAGCTGTGTCCTCCTGGGACACACGGTCTCCTTCACCGTGAAGCTCACAGGCTTCGGGGCGTCTGGGTCCTCATCCTGCTCAAGGATCGAAGTGGGGAGACTGGCTCAGGCTCATGCTTCCTTGGGTGACCTGTGTCCCTGCCCCGCAGCAGAACAGCCCTCTTGAAAGCCCATCCCATGTGCCTCGCCCTGGGCTGCGGGCTGGGTGTAGAGGGGAGGAGGACACAGCCTGGTCCTGGGCTCCCAGGCAcacagggagcaggaggggaccTCAGACCCCATCTCATGAGAAGCACATCCCCCTTTGAGGGGCTGAGGGAAGTCAGGGGCACCTGCAGGGAAAGACCTTGTCACTGGAATCTCCAGGCTGAGCACACCCCTTCTCTGGTGGGGAGACAATGGCATGCACAGGGGATTGGAAGCAGGGAATTCACATCCCAGAGCCAGTGACCCCAGCGTATCCCTGGAGCCCCCAGGAGTCCCTGGTGCCTGAGAGGGCTGTCAGGGCTCTGTTCCCACAGCAGAGATGCCAGGCAGAAGGCTCTCACAAGGGGAGGGGACCCAGCTCTGGGAGGATGTCTGTGAGAGGTGGGATCCCACCTAGAGGGAGAGGTGCCTTCCTGACAGGAGGTACAGCGCGAGCAAAGGGAGGGACAGTGTGGCCAAGCCTGGCGGGAGacgcctccctccccagcccctccccgacTCACAGCCTTGGGCGGCAGGTCCAGCTCCAGGAGGCGGTAGAGATTGGGGTCTGAGGACTGCTCATTGAGGCGATCCACAGCTCGAAGCACCGCCTCCCTAAAGCTCAGGGCCTGGGCGCTGGCCCAAGGCACCGCTAGTCCCAGCAGCAGTAGCCACAGTGACCAGCGGCGCGTGGAGAGGCTGGCCCTCTGGGTCTCCATGGTCCCCGagtctgcctcctcccagcccacaggACCCTCCTTTATGCTCAGCCTGGGCCTGATGCAATTGCTCAAGCAGGAgccttccccacctgccccatccctgcccccggCCAGGGTGTGAGCTGGACTTGCCTCAGGCCCCGCTCTTGCCTCAGGGGATTGCTGGGCAGTGGGTGAGGTTGCCTCCTGTGGAAGGTGAAGAAATGGTTTCTCCATCTCCCTCACAGCATCTCGGCCTCTCCTGGGCCCCATGGGGCAGTTTCATGAGCAGGGTTGCTCCAGAGGGTTGAGTCCTCCAGGAGACGGAGGGACCAGGCTGTGTCCTAAACCCTCTCGGCCTCCTCACTGTGACCTCCTGAGAATCAAGCTGAAGGAGTGTATTCACCACACAACCTCCATCTCTACACACCGCCTGGCACCCAGTAGGCATCTAGTTAAAGTTCGATGAATGGATGACAGCACCACCTCCAACCAAAGCCTGATGCAGTCAGCCAGCACCTGGGCAGACAGTCAAGAACCCTCCATCCTGCTCTCTAGACTCAGCCCTCAGCCAGTGAGGGGCTGCGCTCCATCTGTCACCTCTCCTGGATTCTTCTCCACTGCCTTTCTCAACCTAAAAATGTCTTGTCCTGAAGACTTAAACAGATATttccccaatgaagacatacagatggccaatagtcACGTGCAAAGATTCTCAATATggctaattatcagataaatgcaaatcaaagctacagcAAGGTATCAACTcatactggtcagaatggccattattaaaatgctggagagggtctagggaaaagggaaccctcctacattgttgatgggagTGTAATTTTGTGAAACTGTGATTGAAAACAGTGGAgacctttaaaaactaaagatagactcACTGTATAATCCAGCaaccctgggcatatatccagaggaaactctaattcgaaaagatacctgcaccccaatgttcatagcagcactgtttacaatagccacgacatggaaacagcctaaatgtccatcgactggATAAAGAGGCTGTCGTAtttatatacagtggaatactactcagccataagaaagaataaaataatgccttttgcagcgacatggatggacccagacattatcatactaagtgaataagccaggaagagaaagacaaaaactacatgatatcactcatatgtggactttttaaacgacacaaatgaacttatttacaaaacagaaacacactcacagacatagacaacaaacttatggctaccaggagtgggaaaggggtggggagggataaactgggagttcaggattagcagatgctactatatgtaaaatagacacacaaggtcctactgtatagcacagagaactatattgaCTATCCTGTAAAAACCTGTactgaagaagaatatgaaaagaaatacatacatgtataactgaatcactatgctgtatgccagaaactaacacaacgctGTAactcaacaatacttcaataaaaaaaatgaataaaaatgtcgTGTCCCCAGACCCCACTATCTTGTCCTGCTGTCCTGCCTCCCAAAACCAAGCCCGAGATTCCCCACAACCAAGCCTGAGATCGGATCACCCGCATCGTGACCCCAATGTGTTTTCTCTCACACTCAAGGCCCTATAAGCTGGCCAGCCGTCGCTGGATCCAAAACCCATGCTGACGCGCTGTCTTTATTTACACAGGCTCTGGGCTTCCCTCTGTCCTCCCGCAACCGCCTCCTGCCCCATTCTCTGCTGGTGTCGCTCTCCTGAGTCCCCTCCTGCCAccttgtttcctcttttttctccGTCTCCTCCCAGGACCCTCTTCGTAATACACAGGGCTTGCACAGGTGCACCCAGATGGCTTCTCCTCGCAGTCCTCACACATTCCTGGGCACATCCCTTCCTCAGATACCAGTTACCAGGGACACACATCACTGGTCTGTGTCTCTGAGTCAAGACTCCTGTGAACACCCCTGGCTGTCCGCACAGGGCTGTCTGGGGCTGTCGGCTGGGAGCCCCCACGGGAGCCCTGAGCTGGCAGCCTGGGAGCCCCCACTGGCTCCTTCTTCCTCTGAGGGCCCTCCCTGTCCCCCCGTcacccctgccctgtcctgccaccaCCCCCTCTCCTCTGAAGTGTAGTGACAACCTCCAGACTCCACCGTCTCTGGTTCCAGGCTCTTCTAGAAATCAATTCTCCTTCCACATTGTGTCTGGGGGCTCCATCAAATTGCCGATTTGGCCATTTTACCCCCTGCCTTCAGCAGCTCACACACCTCCTCCCGGCATCAGGGTCTGAACCTTGATGCTTCCCACGGTCCTCACTCGCTGCCCCGCATGCTCAGGTCAGGCTGC
The genomic region above belongs to Camelus bactrianus isolate YW-2024 breed Bactrian camel chromosome 17, ASM4877302v1, whole genome shotgun sequence and contains:
- the LOC105080318 gene encoding protegrin-2-like — translated: METQRASLSTRRWSLWLLLLGLAVPWASAQALSFREAVLRAVDRLNEQSSDPNLYRLLELDLPPKADEDPDAPKPVSFTVKETVCPRRTQLPPEQCDFKEKGVVKQCLGTVTLDQVKDQIDISCNKLQSVRGFFPPPFPPGPFPFPPFPPIPPIPPFPFPRPFVRRRR